atttattttacagTCGTTGAGGGATTAACAATGAAAAACGAGCAGTTATTGCAATGGGAGCTCTGCGCCATCCAGTGTTCAAAAGAGAGCAGTGAATCATTTAAAAGGAAAGAAGTGTGAGCTCAAAACGTGGACCACAATCCTGtaaaacaggatttttttttttttaaatgttcctccaaaataaaacacatagaCGTtgtagagtaaaaaaaaaacttgaagaaaataaaacaacaattgaTGGGTATATTTTCTAGacaataattatatttatgACAGGTAATTgggctttatatatatatatatatatatatatatatatatatatatatatatatatatatatatatatatatatatatatatatatatatatatatatatatataccaagcCCATTTACctgtcataatatatatataacttaaTGGGTATATTTACTAGACAATaattatttcatcatatttctaaGAGGTAATTGGGctttggatatatatatatatatatatatatatatatatatatatatatatatatatatatatataaaattattttACTCTATATAATTTGCTTTGTGGTAGAACTTACTTTTCTTAACTATATACTTcttaactatatatatatatataactatatatatatataactatatatatatatatatatatatatatatatatatatatatatatatatatatatatatatatatatatatataactatatatataactatatatatatattaaccatttacatttttaaccaattttatataataataataataataataataataataataataataataataataataataataataataataataataataataataataataacaataataataataatacattttccttATATAACGCTTTTAAAATATCTCAAAGACGCTtgaatatatgtataatttAGGGAAAAACCAGCgtcgttttttttataattaaaaaaaaaaagttatgttcTTCATTCGACGCTCGCTGGATACTGTCCtgacttttattgtgaaggccACTGGCGGAAGTTACGACGTTGTGTTTATCTTGACGTCACATGCGGTCcttctgagcagcagcagcaggaacagaaacagcagaaccagcagaaccagcatgGCGTACCTGGCAAAGATCGGTCCGTCCATCCTGAGCAGCAACCTGTCCTGCCTGGGCAGCGAGTGCGTGCGCATGATGGAGTGCGGGGCGGACTACCTGCACCTGGACGTCATGGACGGGTCAGTGTCACACACTTCCTCACCCAGCctgctaaagcctgatttatggttctgcgttaaactgacgcagagcctacgctctactgcgttggtgtaacgtagaaccataaatcacccttAACGCTGTGCAGGCCCTGAAACTTATCTATGCTTAACTTGCTTCCCTATTAACAAGTGAGAGAAACTGCAACATAagcttgtatttatgttttgtattgtttcctttatcttgtttttatgaaaaggcacatttttttttatcctttggcttggtttgaatattttagtgttttttatctactgatgttttaatttatcttgcttcttatcttggggccgtcctttttgttctttgttcttttagccaaagcactatcTTGTCCTTATCTTgtcctgtgttgttgagtgtatggttttgGATTGTATGTATAATTCGAGATGACTCACTGtaaaccaaatttacccaagggtacaataaataaatctaatgtAATCCCTTTTGCAGACACTTTGTGCCCAACATCACCTTCGGCCATCCCATGGTGGAGTGTCTGAGGAAGTCAGTGGGTCAGCAGCCTTTCTTCGGTGAGTTCAGACACGAGCGGCTTAAATCACATGACTGCTGCCCTGCGGTGAGCTGGAGCTCCGTGTCGTGTCCGTGTTGCAGACTTGCACATGATGGTGTCCCGGCCGGAGCAGTGGGTGAAGCCCATGGCTGCAGCCGGAGCCAGCCAGTACACCTTCCACCTGGAGGCCACCACCAACCCCGGAAACCTCATCAAGGAGATCAGGGAGAGCGGCATGCAGGTCACACCTGTCCCATAACACATGCTATTACATGTATAAAGTCACTTTGTTGCATTTCTCATAGGATACTAATAAAAAAAGTAGTTAATTTTGacatatttatgttttaaattaGTGTGAAGTTAAAGTAAAATGATCAAAGCAAAGCAAGATGATGTTTCCAGCCTTCATATCACTACGTACAAATAAAAAGTAGTTAATTTTGACATATTTAAGCTTTAAATTACTGaagttgaaataaaatgatgaaagCAAAGCAAGATGATGTTTCCAGCCTTCAAATCACTATGTACAAACCACTTTAGTAAgtaaagtaactaagtaaagtttatttatatagctccTTTCACAGACAACGGAAAAGCTTTAATGAAATTATCAATTGACTTATGG
This DNA window, taken from Cololabis saira isolate AMF1-May2022 chromosome 6, fColSai1.1, whole genome shotgun sequence, encodes the following:
- the rpe gene encoding ribulose-phosphate 3-epimerase: MAYLAKIGPSILSSNLSCLGSECVRMMECGADYLHLDVMDGHFVPNITFGHPMVECLRKSVGQQPFFDLHMMVSRPEQWVKPMAAAGASQYTFHLEATTNPGNLIKEIRESGMQVGVAIKPGTTVEELAPWANQIDMALVMTVEPGFGGQKFMEDMMPKVSWLRSQFPSLDIEVDGGVGPDTIHKCAEAGANMIVSGSAVIGSDDPRSVIALLRTAVAEAIQKRSLDR